The following proteins come from a genomic window of Paucimonas lemoignei:
- the gabR_2 gene encoding GntR family transcriptional regulator, with translation MSAPPSFPFNLAGIELDRRQGLSRQLYQALRVRILDGRLCSGTRLPASRDLAVSLGISRNSVMRAYDQLYAEGFTEGRTGDGTYVARLAASVVAPKKISTKVSTGLPTGLPTGLSTDLPKSSEPAPSEVIHSRAIALLNQHHLNPPSVNAPRAFRVGVPAFDLFPFDVWGKLYAGFWRKPDLAVLGYGEAAGYRRLRELIAIYLRSSRGLQCSVEQIVITSGAQQAISLCAQLLLEPGDGVAIENPGYRAAGHAFAVAGARLQGIAVDEEGMQVAQVEQSNCKLAYVTPSHQYPTGVVMSLARRLELLAWARKTRGWIVEDDYDGEYRYSGAPLAPLAALDQAGRVLYVGTFGKIAYPGLRLGYLVLPVELVEPFSQRRAVDMRHSEISTQAVMAEFIAAGHFQRHIRRMRRAALSRRNALLSGWPEDILGCAAMPKVVAGLHVAVKVDSLAREKELVDKAESVGVEITALSSYWLPESSEPADERAGLVLGFAAVPEVDIVAALERLKTVWRE, from the coding sequence ATGTCTGCGCCACCCTCATTCCCGTTCAACCTGGCAGGCATCGAGCTGGATCGCCGTCAAGGGTTGAGCCGCCAGCTGTATCAAGCCCTGCGGGTGCGGATCCTCGACGGGCGCCTTTGCAGCGGTACGCGATTGCCTGCCAGCCGGGATCTGGCCGTCTCGTTGGGCATTTCCCGCAACAGCGTGATGCGAGCCTACGACCAGCTTTACGCGGAGGGCTTCACCGAGGGCCGTACCGGTGATGGCACCTACGTCGCCAGGCTCGCTGCGTCGGTTGTCGCGCCGAAAAAAATATCCACAAAAGTGTCCACAGGGTTACCAACAGGCTTACCCACAGGTTTATCCACAGATCTACCGAAATCCAGTGAACCTGCGCCTTCGGAAGTTATCCACAGTCGGGCGATCGCGCTGCTCAATCAGCACCATCTGAACCCCCCTTCAGTGAATGCGCCGCGGGCGTTTCGAGTGGGCGTGCCGGCCTTCGATTTATTCCCGTTTGATGTGTGGGGCAAGCTTTATGCGGGTTTTTGGCGTAAGCCGGACCTGGCAGTGCTGGGTTACGGAGAGGCGGCGGGTTATCGACGACTGCGTGAACTGATTGCGATCTACCTGCGCTCCTCCAGAGGGTTGCAGTGCAGCGTTGAGCAAATAGTAATCACCAGCGGCGCACAGCAGGCGATCAGCCTTTGTGCACAGCTGCTGCTGGAGCCAGGCGATGGTGTAGCGATTGAAAATCCCGGCTATCGGGCCGCTGGTCATGCGTTTGCCGTCGCCGGTGCCAGGTTGCAGGGGATTGCGGTAGACGAGGAGGGCATGCAAGTGGCGCAGGTTGAGCAGAGCAACTGCAAACTGGCCTACGTCACGCCATCGCACCAGTACCCGACCGGGGTGGTCATGAGCCTGGCGCGGCGTCTGGAATTACTCGCCTGGGCGCGCAAGACCCGAGGCTGGATCGTCGAAGACGACTATGACGGCGAGTACCGCTACAGCGGCGCCCCTCTGGCACCACTGGCGGCGCTGGATCAGGCGGGGCGGGTGTTGTACGTCGGAACCTTCGGCAAGATTGCCTATCCGGGGTTGCGTCTGGGCTACCTGGTCCTGCCGGTCGAGTTGGTCGAGCCGTTCAGCCAGCGTCGCGCCGTGGACATGCGCCATTCGGAGATCAGCACGCAGGCGGTGATGGCTGAGTTCATTGCTGCCGGGCATTTCCAGCGCCATATCCGGCGCATGCGCCGCGCTGCCCTGAGCCGTCGCAACGCCTTGCTGAGTGGTTGGCCTGAGGACATTCTTGGCTGCGCAGCCATGCCCAAGGTGGTTGCCGGGCTGCACGTGGCGGTGAAAGTCGACAGCCTTGCCAGAGAAAAAGAGCTGGTCGATAAGGCCGAAAGCGTCGGCGTCGAAATCACTGCGCTGAGCAGCTATTGGCTGCCCGAATCCAGTGAGCCAGCAGATGAGCGGGCAGGGCTGGTGCTGGGTTTTGCGGCGGTGCCGGAGGTTGACATCGTCGCGGCGCTGGAAAGGTTGAAGACAGTTTGGCGGGAGTGA
- the cfiB gene encoding pyruvate carboxylase subunit A, translating to MITKILIANRGEIAVRIVRACAEMGIRSVAVFSDADRHALHVKRADEAHSIGAEPLAGYLNPRKLVNLAVETGCDALHPGYGFLSENAELADICAERGIKFIGPSAEVIRRMGDKTEARRSMIKAGVPVTPGTEGNVADIAEALLEGDRIGYPVMLKATSGGGGRGIRRCNSREELEQAFPRVISEATKAFGSAEVFLEKCIVNPKHIEAQILGDSFGNVVHLFERDCSIQRRNQKLIEIAPSPQLTPEQRAYIGDLSVRAAKAVGYENAGTVEFLLAEGEVYFMEMNTRVQVEHTITEEITGIDIVREQIRIASGLPLSIKQEDIIHRGFALQFRINAEDPKNNFLPSFGKITRYYAPGGPGVRTDTAIYTGYTIPPYYDSMCLKLIVWALTWEEAMDRGLRALDDMRLQGVKTTAAYYQEILRNPEFRSGQFNTSFVESHPELTNYSIKRKPEELALAIAAAIAAHAGL from the coding sequence GTGATAACAAAAATCCTGATCGCCAACCGCGGTGAAATTGCTGTCCGAATCGTGCGCGCTTGCGCCGAGATGGGCATTCGCTCGGTCGCGGTCTTTTCCGACGCCGACCGCCACGCGTTGCATGTAAAGCGTGCCGATGAGGCCCACAGCATTGGGGCTGAGCCCCTTGCGGGTTACCTGAACCCGCGCAAGCTGGTCAATCTGGCTGTGGAAACGGGCTGCGATGCATTGCATCCCGGCTACGGTTTCCTTTCCGAGAATGCCGAACTGGCCGACATCTGCGCCGAACGTGGCATTAAATTCATTGGTCCGTCTGCCGAAGTCATTCGCCGGATGGGTGACAAGACCGAAGCCCGCCGTAGCATGATCAAGGCGGGTGTACCGGTGACTCCAGGTACCGAAGGCAATGTCGCGGATATCGCCGAAGCCCTGCTCGAGGGTGATCGCATTGGCTATCCGGTGATGCTCAAGGCTACTTCCGGTGGCGGCGGGCGGGGTATCCGTCGCTGCAACAGCCGTGAAGAGCTGGAGCAGGCGTTCCCTCGGGTCATCTCCGAAGCCACCAAGGCCTTTGGTTCGGCCGAAGTGTTCCTGGAAAAGTGCATCGTCAATCCCAAGCACATCGAAGCGCAGATCCTCGGCGACAGCTTTGGCAACGTCGTGCATTTGTTCGAGCGCGATTGCTCGATCCAGCGTCGTAACCAGAAGCTCATCGAAATCGCCCCGAGCCCGCAACTGACCCCGGAACAACGCGCCTATATCGGTGACTTGTCGGTGCGCGCCGCCAAGGCCGTCGGTTACGAGAACGCAGGCACCGTGGAGTTCCTGCTCGCCGAGGGCGAGGTGTACTTCATGGAGATGAACACCCGGGTGCAGGTGGAACACACCATCACCGAAGAAATCACCGGCATCGATATCGTTCGCGAACAGATTCGCATCGCCTCGGGCTTGCCGCTTTCCATCAAGCAGGAAGACATCATCCACCGCGGTTTTGCCCTGCAGTTCCGGATCAACGCCGAAGATCCGAAAAACAACTTTCTGCCCAGTTTCGGCAAGATCACCCGTTACTACGCGCCCGGCGGTCCTGGTGTGCGTACCGACACGGCGATCTACACCGGCTACACCATTCCGCCGTACTACGACTCCATGTGCCTGAAGCTGATTGTCTGGGCGCTGACCTGGGAGGAGGCGATGGACCGCGGTTTGCGCGCGCTGGATGACATGCGTCTGCAAGGAGTGAAAACCACCGCGGCGTATTACCAGGAAATCCTGCGTAACCCGGAATTCCGTAGTGGTCAGTTCAATACCAGCTTCGTCGAAAGTCATCCTGAACTGACCAACTACTCGATCAAGCGCAAACCCGAAGAGCTGGCCCTGGCCATCGCTGCCGCCATCGCCGCGCACGCAGGCTTATAG
- a CDS encoding GCN5-like N-acetyltransferase codes for MTAIQIRPVTQQDHAAWLPLWQAYLTFYKTQLPDTVSASTWQRFLDPAEPTNAALAWQDGKAVGMVHFIYHRSNWSIANACYLQDLLVAPDQRGTGVGRLLIEHVYTTAKANDCDKVHWLTHESNATAIQLYERIAERPGYIQFRKMI; via the coding sequence GTGACCGCTATCCAGATTCGCCCCGTCACCCAACAGGATCACGCCGCATGGCTACCGCTGTGGCAGGCTTACCTGACTTTCTACAAAACCCAACTGCCTGACACGGTCAGTGCCAGCACCTGGCAGCGTTTTCTTGATCCGGCCGAACCCACCAACGCTGCGCTGGCCTGGCAGGATGGAAAGGCGGTCGGCATGGTCCATTTCATTTACCATCGCTCGAACTGGAGCATCGCCAACGCCTGCTATCTGCAGGACTTGCTGGTCGCCCCGGACCAGCGTGGCACCGGCGTCGGGCGGCTGTTGATCGAGCACGTCTACACCACCGCCAAGGCCAATGACTGCGACAAAGTCCACTGGCTGACCCACGAATCCAATGCCACGGCGATCCAGCTTTATGAGCGCATCGCCGAGCGGCCGGGTTACATTCAATTTCGCAAAATGATTTAG
- the cmpR_5 gene encoding regulatory protein LysR, giving the protein MRMTLRQLRIFNEVCDLRSYSRAAEEMALTQPAVSLQIRQLEELVGQPLFEYIGKKLYLTEAAEALQSASRDIFGRLENLDMQLTDMQGSLQGQLKLAVESSCKYFIPHLFAAFRRKYPEVILSLTVANRAQIIRRLSDNRDDLVVMSMVPQDMGLEFLPFLNNPIVAVAPPDHPLCDGRALSLKDLEPYPLLIRENGSGTRKACEEYFKDKRVHFTTTLEVAAHEAQRESVLAGLGIAMLTRHAVSLELATGQLKELPVAELPLYRSWCVVQAKDRRLSPVAHAFLAFIRTERAQISQLVERFDGRPLKG; this is encoded by the coding sequence ATGCGTATGACATTGCGTCAGCTACGAATCTTCAACGAAGTCTGTGATCTGCGGTCCTACAGCCGCGCCGCTGAGGAAATGGCGCTTACACAACCGGCTGTCAGCCTGCAGATTCGTCAGCTGGAAGAGCTGGTTGGCCAACCGCTGTTCGAATACATCGGCAAAAAGCTGTACCTGACCGAAGCCGCCGAGGCCCTGCAATCGGCCAGCCGGGATATTTTCGGGCGACTGGAAAACCTCGATATGCAGCTCACCGACATGCAAGGTTCGCTGCAAGGTCAGCTCAAGCTGGCGGTCGAGTCCAGCTGCAAATATTTCATCCCGCATCTTTTCGCCGCGTTCAGACGCAAGTATCCGGAGGTGATCCTCAGCCTGACCGTGGCCAATCGCGCACAGATCATCAGAAGGCTTTCGGACAACCGCGACGATCTGGTGGTGATGTCCATGGTGCCTCAGGACATGGGCCTGGAATTTCTGCCGTTTCTCAATAACCCGATTGTAGCGGTGGCTCCGCCCGACCATCCGCTGTGCGATGGGCGCGCGCTGAGCCTCAAGGACCTGGAACCTTATCCACTGCTGATCAGGGAAAACGGCTCGGGGACGCGCAAGGCGTGTGAGGAGTACTTCAAGGACAAGCGCGTGCATTTCACCACCACGCTGGAAGTGGCAGCGCATGAAGCTCAACGAGAAAGCGTGCTCGCCGGGCTGGGGATTGCGATGCTGACCCGCCACGCGGTCAGTCTGGAACTCGCCACTGGGCAGCTCAAGGAGTTGCCAGTGGCGGAGCTGCCGCTGTATCGCAGTTGGTGCGTGGTGCAGGCCAAAGACCGGAGACTGTCACCGGTGGCTCATGCATTTCTGGCATTCATCCGCACCGAACGGGCACAGATCAGCCAGCTGGTTGAGCGCTTCGACGGTCGACCGCTGAAGGGTTAG
- the cfiA gene encoding oxaloacetate decarboxylase subunit alpha — protein MSKKIFVTDTILRDAHQSLLATRMRTEDMLPICDKLDKVGYWSLECWGGATFDACVRFLKEDPWERLRQLRAALPNTRLQMLLRGQNLLGYRHYSDDVVKAFVAKAAANGIDVFRIFDAMNDVRNLRVAIEAVKESGKHAQGTIAYTTSPVHTIAAFVEQAKQMEAMGCDSVAIKDMAGLLTPYATGELVKALKAEQSLPVFIHSHDTAGLAAMCQLKAIENGADHIDTAISSFAWGTSHPGTESMVAALKGSEFDTGLNLELLQEIGLYFYAVRKKYHQFESEFTAVDTRVQVNQVPGGMISNLANQLKEQGALNRMGEVLAEIPRVRKDLGYPPLVTPTSQIVGTQAFFNVLAGERYKTITNEVKLYLQGGYGKAPGQVDEKLRRQAIGNEDLIDVRPADLLKPEMNKLRDDIGALATSEEDVLTYAMFPDIGRKFLEERAAGTLKPEVLLPIPEAGGVSKPGGEGVPTEFVIDVHGESYRVDITGVGVKAEGKRHFYLSIDGMPEEVVFEPLNEFVSGGASKRTQASAPGHVSTSMPGNIVDVLVKEGDMVKAGQAVLITEAMKMETEVQAAIAGKVVAIHVAKGDRVNPGEILVEIEG, from the coding sequence ATGTCCAAGAAGATCTTTGTAACAGACACCATCCTGCGTGATGCCCACCAGTCGCTGCTGGCCACCCGCATGCGCACCGAAGACATGCTGCCGATCTGCGACAAGCTAGACAAAGTCGGTTACTGGTCGCTGGAATGCTGGGGCGGCGCGACGTTCGATGCCTGTGTGCGTTTTCTGAAAGAAGACCCGTGGGAGCGCCTGCGCCAGTTGCGTGCCGCTTTGCCCAACACCCGCCTGCAAATGCTGCTACGGGGTCAGAACCTGCTGGGCTATCGACATTACAGCGATGACGTGGTCAAAGCCTTCGTCGCCAAAGCTGCCGCCAACGGCATCGATGTGTTCCGCATCTTCGACGCCATGAATGACGTGCGTAACCTGCGCGTGGCCATCGAAGCCGTGAAGGAATCGGGCAAGCATGCTCAGGGGACCATCGCCTACACCACCAGCCCGGTGCACACCATTGCCGCGTTCGTGGAGCAGGCCAAACAGATGGAAGCCATGGGTTGCGACTCGGTGGCGATCAAGGACATGGCTGGCTTGCTGACGCCATACGCCACCGGCGAATTGGTCAAGGCGCTGAAAGCCGAGCAATCGCTGCCGGTGTTTATCCACTCCCACGATACGGCTGGCCTGGCTGCCATGTGCCAGCTCAAAGCTATCGAAAACGGTGCTGATCACATCGACACCGCGATCTCCAGCTTCGCCTGGGGCACCAGCCATCCAGGCACTGAATCAATGGTTGCCGCCCTTAAAGGCAGCGAATTCGATACCGGCCTGAACCTGGAGCTGTTGCAGGAAATCGGCTTGTACTTCTACGCCGTGCGTAAGAAATATCACCAGTTTGAGAGCGAATTCACCGCTGTTGATACCCGCGTGCAGGTTAACCAAGTGCCGGGCGGGATGATTTCCAACCTCGCCAACCAGCTCAAGGAACAGGGCGCGCTCAACCGTATGGGCGAGGTGTTGGCCGAGATCCCCCGGGTTCGCAAGGATCTGGGCTATCCGCCGCTGGTCACGCCTACTTCGCAGATCGTCGGTACTCAAGCGTTTTTCAACGTGCTGGCGGGCGAGCGCTACAAGACCATTACCAACGAAGTAAAACTGTACCTGCAAGGCGGCTACGGCAAGGCGCCGGGGCAGGTGGATGAAAAGTTGCGTCGTCAGGCGATTGGTAATGAAGACCTGATCGATGTGCGTCCTGCCGATCTGCTCAAGCCGGAAATGAACAAGCTGCGCGATGACATCGGTGCGCTGGCGACTTCTGAAGAAGACGTGCTGACTTACGCCATGTTCCCGGACATTGGTCGCAAATTTCTCGAAGAGCGCGCTGCGGGCACCCTCAAACCGGAAGTGCTGTTGCCGATCCCGGAGGCGGGCGGCGTGAGCAAGCCAGGCGGTGAAGGTGTGCCGACCGAGTTCGTGATTGACGTCCACGGCGAAAGCTACCGGGTCGACATCACCGGAGTGGGCGTCAAGGCCGAAGGCAAGCGCCACTTTTACCTGTCCATCGATGGCATGCCGGAAGAGGTGGTTTTCGAACCGCTCAATGAATTTGTCAGTGGCGGGGCGAGCAAACGTACCCAGGCCAGCGCCCCCGGCCACGTTAGCACCAGCATGCCGGGCAATATCGTCGACGTACTGGTCAAGGAAGGCGACATGGTCAAGGCCGGCCAGGCGGTGCTGATCACCGAGGCGATGAAAATGGAAACCGAAGTTCAGGCGGCAATCGCAGGCAAGGTGGTCGCCATTCACGTCGCCAAGGGGGATCGGGTCAATCCGGGCGAGATCCTGGTTGAGATCGAGGGTTGA
- the ybbH_2 gene encoding RpiR family transcriptional regulator translates to MNLLQHIAQSRHLLRKSELKVADHVLLDPAAVMHSSMADLAHNVGISEPTIVRFCRAIGCTGFQDLKLKLAQSLAAGASFGQFAIHEDDSVADYSLKIFDTTLHTLMEVRENLDPHALQLAVTAMASAKRVEFYGFGASGAVAADAQHKFFRLLLSAAAYSDPHMQAMSAVTLVPSDVAVCISQSGRSKDLLITANLVRETGATLITLCPSQTPLAELSSVNLAIDVHEDTEIYTPLTSRIAHLVVIDVLAMGVAMARGPSLVNHLKSVKRSLRGLRLSPKSIKSHED, encoded by the coding sequence TTGAATCTGCTGCAGCACATCGCCCAGTCACGCCATCTGTTACGCAAGTCGGAACTCAAAGTCGCCGACCACGTGCTGCTTGACCCTGCGGCTGTGATGCACAGTTCCATGGCCGATCTGGCGCACAACGTCGGGATCAGTGAACCCACCATCGTGCGTTTCTGCCGCGCCATTGGCTGTACCGGGTTTCAGGACCTGAAGCTCAAACTCGCGCAGAGCCTCGCAGCTGGGGCCAGTTTCGGGCAGTTCGCGATTCACGAAGACGACTCGGTGGCGGACTACAGCCTGAAGATCTTCGACACCACCTTGCACACGCTGATGGAAGTGCGCGAGAACCTCGATCCTCATGCGTTGCAGCTGGCCGTGACCGCCATGGCGTCGGCCAAGCGGGTCGAGTTTTATGGCTTTGGTGCTTCGGGCGCTGTTGCGGCGGACGCCCAGCACAAGTTCTTCCGGTTGCTGCTTAGCGCAGCGGCGTACTCGGACCCACACATGCAGGCCATGTCAGCGGTGACCCTGGTCCCTTCCGACGTTGCCGTGTGTATTTCCCAATCCGGGCGTTCGAAGGATTTGCTGATTACCGCCAATCTGGTCCGCGAGACCGGCGCGACACTCATTACCTTGTGCCCAAGCCAGACGCCGCTGGCCGAGTTGTCGTCCGTGAATCTGGCGATCGATGTGCATGAAGACACGGAAATCTACACCCCGCTGACTTCCCGCATCGCGCATCTGGTGGTCATTGATGTACTGGCAATGGGCGTCGCCATGGCGCGTGGTCCGAGCCTGGTCAACCACCTGAAAAGCGTAAAGCGCAGCCTGCGCGGCCTTCGGCTCTCGCCCAAGTCGATCAAATCCCACGAGGATTGA
- the paiB gene encoding negative transcriptional regulator has protein sequence MYNPAAFKEDDTARLHQLMADTRLAILVTHDENGLQASHLPLLLSSEQGLNGTLFGHLARANPQWRALQNGAEAMVIFPGADAYVSPAFYPAKAEHGKVVPTWNYVAVHAYGVAEVFSDAPRLLEVVTGLTDKHEAGRAAPWAVADAPADYIDKMLGAIVGFALPIGRLEGKRKLSQNRSAEDINGVREGLSASGDAKDRELAQLMD, from the coding sequence ATGTACAACCCAGCAGCGTTCAAAGAAGACGATACCGCGAGGCTGCATCAGCTGATGGCCGATACCCGCTTGGCGATTCTGGTCACTCATGATGAAAATGGCCTGCAAGCCAGTCACCTGCCGTTGTTGCTAAGCAGCGAGCAAGGCTTGAACGGCACGCTATTTGGCCACCTGGCCCGAGCGAATCCACAGTGGCGGGCCCTGCAAAACGGTGCTGAGGCGATGGTGATATTCCCTGGTGCCGATGCGTACGTCAGCCCGGCGTTTTACCCGGCCAAAGCCGAGCACGGCAAAGTGGTGCCAACCTGGAATTACGTTGCGGTTCACGCTTATGGCGTTGCAGAAGTGTTCAGCGATGCGCCGCGATTACTTGAAGTGGTCACCGGCCTGACCGACAAACACGAAGCTGGCCGAGCCGCCCCCTGGGCAGTCGCCGATGCGCCCGCCGATTATATCGACAAGATGCTCGGCGCCATCGTCGGTTTCGCCCTGCCCATCGGGCGCCTTGAAGGCAAGCGCAAGCTGAGCCAGAACCGCTCCGCCGAAGACATCAACGGCGTGCGTGAGGGGCTTTCAGCCAGCGGCGACGCAAAAGATCGGGAGCTGGCACAGTTGATGGATTGA
- a CDS encoding transcriptional regulator, whose translation MPRHYDDSQQSSTVKTRRQQEDQRRMAFRRAIESYSEERRLNQELCDYDDGLSAQLWQAANPSAVDRRSAQPAG comes from the coding sequence ATGCCTCGGCACTACGATGACTCGCAACAGAGCAGCACTGTAAAAACCCGCCGCCAGCAGGAAGACCAGCGTCGCATGGCGTTTCGTCGGGCGATTGAAAGCTATTCGGAGGAGCGTCGGCTCAATCAAGAGTTGTGTGATTACGACGATGGCCTGTCGGCACAGCTCTGGCAGGCAGCTAACCCTTCAGCGGTCGACCGTCGAAGCGCTCAACCAGCTGGCTGA
- a CDS encoding HipA domain-containing protein — translation MYSLTLQVYRAGLWRDAMTLTFDKPEDGFLGPCHFAYKASYVVDAHSDAHDQSVSARLPVDFETYSLRQAPAFLHDIAPAGAAKRFLIAQIGQQKPEGLSDDLYLLGRSTPAPIGNLRVKDSINALDEGTPMGFTRTDVVTRDQQFLEYAYEQGAAIGGATGAGGEAPKLLMTKGEDGLLYPDAVLADEQAREHWFIKFARNQAVSNDQDILRSEYLYYKALQQLGIETVATQDMALEEANKPSLWMRRFDRLITDGSVERLAVESIYSLAGVTVPGSRMDHLEVITLLSGLWSQAGQQAQIPDLVAEYLRRDLINQMLGNSDNHGRNTAIIRSPGGYRLAPAYDLAPMVMDAEGVTRTTKWSKTIERAGVVNWRAACEALVGIVDPQQAFERLRQDAQPLRALPDILRDSGLPEATFNHPAIALGKLDQRLTAWGLQ, via the coding sequence ATGTACAGCCTAACCCTTCAGGTCTATCGGGCAGGACTTTGGCGAGATGCCATGACCTTAACGTTCGACAAACCCGAAGACGGGTTTCTCGGCCCATGCCATTTCGCCTACAAAGCCAGCTACGTGGTGGACGCCCATTCGGATGCGCATGACCAAAGCGTCAGTGCCCGCCTGCCAGTGGATTTTGAAACGTACTCGTTGCGCCAAGCCCCGGCATTCCTGCATGACATCGCCCCCGCCGGGGCGGCCAAGCGTTTTCTCATTGCCCAGATCGGGCAACAAAAGCCGGAAGGTTTAAGCGACGATTTATACCTGCTGGGGCGCAGCACGCCTGCTCCAATCGGGAACCTGCGGGTCAAGGACTCGATCAACGCGCTGGACGAAGGCACTCCTATGGGGTTCACACGCACGGACGTCGTCACCCGAGATCAGCAGTTTCTTGAGTACGCCTACGAGCAGGGTGCTGCCATTGGTGGCGCAACCGGTGCGGGTGGGGAAGCGCCCAAGTTGTTGATGACCAAAGGGGAGGACGGCCTGCTTTACCCGGATGCTGTATTGGCTGATGAACAGGCGAGGGAGCACTGGTTCATCAAGTTCGCCCGTAACCAGGCCGTAAGCAATGACCAAGACATTCTGCGCAGTGAATACCTCTACTACAAAGCACTGCAGCAGCTTGGCATCGAAACAGTCGCCACCCAAGACATGGCCCTGGAGGAGGCGAACAAGCCAAGCCTGTGGATGAGGCGATTTGATCGCCTCATCACAGACGGCAGTGTTGAGCGTCTGGCGGTGGAGTCAATTTACTCGCTGGCCGGTGTGACGGTGCCGGGTAGCCGTATGGATCATTTGGAGGTCATTACGCTCTTGAGTGGACTATGGTCGCAAGCAGGGCAGCAGGCGCAGATACCTGATCTCGTCGCCGAATACCTGAGGCGTGACTTGATCAATCAAATGCTTGGCAACTCGGACAATCACGGTCGCAATACCGCAATCATTCGCAGTCCCGGCGGATATCGTCTGGCACCTGCCTACGATCTCGCGCCCATGGTCATGGATGCCGAAGGCGTCACCCGCACAACCAAATGGTCGAAAACCATCGAGCGGGCGGGTGTCGTCAATTGGCGTGCAGCGTGTGAGGCGCTGGTGGGTATCGTCGATCCGCAGCAGGCTTTTGAGCGCTTGCGGCAGGACGCTCAGCCGTTGAGGGCATTGCCGGACATTTTGCGCGACAGCGGTTTGCCAGAGGCGACCTTCAACCATCCCGCCATTGCCTTGGGCAAGCTGGATCAACGGCTGACGGCCTGGGGACTGCAATGA
- a CDS encoding acetyltransferase — protein MSTPVPDWQPARLADTHTLQGRFIRLEKLNVASHGDGLWAALEGPNSDPKLWDYLPYGPFTERKDFDAWLTRHAADTDPWFYAVVDQATGAVDGCLSLMSIVPAHGRIEIGHVTFGASMQRTPKGTEAIYLLARESFALGNRRLEWKCNADNARSKRAADRFGFTYEGAFRQHMVVKGLNRTTAWYSIIDSEWPALQRSFEGWLAVDNFQDGQQIKGLEAFRNL, from the coding sequence ATGTCGACTCCAGTACCTGATTGGCAGCCAGCCAGGCTTGCAGATACACATACCCTCCAAGGCCGCTTCATTCGCCTGGAAAAACTCAACGTCGCCAGCCATGGCGACGGATTGTGGGCTGCATTGGAAGGCCCCAACTCTGATCCCAAGTTGTGGGACTACCTGCCATACGGGCCGTTTACCGAGCGTAAGGACTTCGACGCCTGGCTGACCCGCCATGCCGCAGATACCGACCCTTGGTTCTATGCCGTGGTCGATCAGGCAACAGGCGCAGTCGATGGCTGCCTGAGCCTGATGTCTATCGTGCCGGCACATGGCCGAATCGAGATCGGCCACGTGACCTTCGGCGCGTCCATGCAGCGCACCCCCAAAGGCACCGAGGCCATCTACCTGTTGGCCAGGGAATCCTTCGCGCTGGGCAATCGCCGCCTGGAGTGGAAATGCAACGCCGACAACGCCCGCTCCAAGCGTGCCGCCGACCGCTTTGGCTTCACTTATGAAGGCGCGTTCCGCCAGCACATGGTCGTCAAAGGCCTGAACCGGACGACCGCCTGGTATTCGATCATCGACAGCGAATGGCCAGCGCTGCAGCGTTCCTTCGAAGGATGGCTGGCAGTGGATAACTTCCAGGACGGGCAGCAGATCAAGGGGCTAGAGGCATTTCGGAATCTGTAG
- a CDS encoding DNA-binding protein — protein MTLSIDARMLLIESVQQGIADGTLQMGEAVKRLRVEGARMHQSQYARMCKISVRTLIQIEQGEGNPTLKSLNAVFGPFGLQMGVVRRHRQIS, from the coding sequence ATGACGCTGTCCATTGATGCGCGGATGCTGCTGATTGAAAGCGTTCAGCAAGGTATTGCCGACGGTACGCTGCAGATGGGGGAGGCCGTCAAACGTCTGAGGGTGGAAGGGGCGCGGATGCATCAGAGCCAGTACGCCCGAATGTGCAAGATATCGGTACGCACCTTGATCCAGATCGAACAGGGTGAGGGCAACCCGACGCTCAAATCCTTGAATGCGGTGTTTGGGCCGTTTGGACTGCAGATGGGGGTGGTGAGGCGTCATCGGCAAATCAGCTGA